A section of the Streptomyces sp. Je 1-369 genome encodes:
- a CDS encoding ADP-ribosylglycohydrolase family protein, with amino-acid sequence MTATTATTRPKGTTALPDPSLSDRITGSLIGAAVGDALGGPVEGYAPEQIAERHGGRVTGIVGPWNGDRWRTARPIAPFHKGDGHVTDDTLLTHALVRVYATVRDHLDAYAMADHLVPDLMTTPRWIPELEADALPLHRIFLAEKWLVARLHYGHVDPREAGAGNIVNCGAAMYMAPVGLVNAADPRAAYAEAVDIAGAHQSSYGREAAGVFAAAVAAACTPGATAESVVEACLALAKDGTRAAIEAVTEVAARHGEFESALAPIRAAVEPFDTVGPDYRSPSLGARRPSRLHSIEELPVALGMLLVGGSDYRRTVLGSVNYGRDCDSIATMAGAIVGALHGEEAVPDDWSVQVAGASRLDLRAPGVVLTEVAREIFARDTGRRRSHEAAFAALTAVTRSEAAAGAGR; translated from the coding sequence ATGACGGCTACGACAGCCACAACACGCCCGAAGGGAACGACGGCGCTCCCTGACCCCTCCCTGTCCGACCGCATCACCGGCAGCCTCATCGGCGCCGCCGTGGGCGACGCGCTCGGCGGCCCCGTCGAGGGGTACGCGCCCGAGCAGATCGCCGAGCGGCACGGCGGCCGCGTGACCGGCATCGTCGGCCCCTGGAACGGCGACCGCTGGCGCACCGCCCGGCCCATCGCGCCGTTCCACAAGGGCGACGGGCACGTCACCGACGACACCTTGCTGACCCACGCGCTGGTCCGCGTGTACGCCACCGTCCGCGACCACCTCGACGCCTACGCCATGGCCGACCACCTGGTCCCCGACCTGATGACGACCCCGCGCTGGATCCCGGAGCTGGAGGCCGACGCGCTCCCCCTGCACCGGATCTTCCTCGCCGAGAAGTGGCTCGTCGCCCGCCTGCACTACGGCCACGTCGACCCGCGGGAGGCCGGCGCCGGAAACATCGTCAACTGCGGTGCCGCGATGTACATGGCGCCGGTCGGCCTGGTCAACGCGGCCGACCCGAGGGCCGCGTACGCCGAGGCCGTCGACATCGCGGGCGCCCACCAGTCGTCGTACGGCAGGGAGGCGGCCGGTGTCTTCGCGGCGGCGGTCGCGGCGGCCTGCACACCCGGCGCCACCGCGGAGTCGGTGGTCGAGGCGTGCCTCGCCCTGGCCAAGGACGGCACGCGCGCCGCGATCGAGGCGGTGACCGAAGTCGCCGCGCGGCACGGGGAATTCGAGTCGGCGCTGGCCCCCATCCGGGCCGCGGTCGAGCCCTTCGACACCGTCGGTCCCGACTACCGCTCCCCGTCGCTCGGCGCCCGCCGCCCCTCCCGGCTGCACTCCATCGAAGAGCTCCCCGTCGCCCTCGGCATGCTCCTGGTCGGCGGGTCCGACTACCGCCGCACCGTGCTCGGCTCCGTCAACTACGGCCGCGACTGCGACTCCATCGCGACGATGGCCGGGGCGATCGTGGGCGCGCTGCACGGCGAGGAGGCGGTCCCCGACGACTGGTCCGTACAGGTCGCCGGGGCCAGCCGCCTCGACCTGCGCGCTCCCGGGGTGGTCCTCACGGAGGTGGCGCGGGAGATCTTCGCCCGTGACACCGGGCGCCGCCGCTCCCATGAGGCGGCGTTCGCGGCCCTGACGGCCGTCACCCGCTCCGAGGCCGCGGCCGGGGCCGGACGGTGA
- a CDS encoding ADP-ribosylglycohydrolase family protein — MIRLSWVQPEDLVGHELRQAELEGRDVAAVRCRWLTAGGETAPATAGASPAPAPARLRLLAERLLDELRPPPWHGGPSIPETAPDPAAGPPDAVGLRDRLHAAWLGRAAGCVLGKPVEKLPLDGIRSLAKATGNWPLTTWFTERGVPPKLRAAYPWNRRSAPTSLAENIDGTPEDDDLNFPLLNLILLQRHGKSFTTDDVARLWLDELPAGRTFTAERVAYRNLLQGIEPPHTATHRNPFREWIGALIRADVHGWTNPGAPGAAAVQARRDAVLSHTENGVYGAMFTAATIAAAAGGRADVHACLDAGLSVVPAASRLSRAVRHAVRLAHDTPDFDDVVDDLHARHGAHHWVHVVPNAALLAAALTHADGDFTGSITRAVSGGWDTDSNGATAGSVAGLLAGRADALPDRWTAPLKNRLATSVGDFNGTGFDALADLTTELSTREVPPS, encoded by the coding sequence GTGATCCGCCTGAGCTGGGTCCAGCCGGAGGACCTCGTCGGCCACGAGCTGCGCCAGGCCGAGCTGGAGGGCCGCGACGTGGCGGCGGTGCGGTGCCGATGGCTGACGGCGGGCGGCGAGACGGCCCCGGCGACCGCGGGCGCGTCCCCCGCTCCGGCACCGGCCCGCCTCCGCCTCCTCGCCGAGCGGCTCCTGGACGAGCTGCGGCCGCCCCCGTGGCACGGCGGGCCGAGCATCCCGGAGACGGCGCCCGACCCCGCGGCCGGGCCGCCGGACGCCGTCGGACTGCGCGACCGGCTGCACGCCGCCTGGCTCGGCAGGGCCGCGGGCTGTGTCCTCGGCAAACCCGTCGAGAAGCTCCCCCTCGACGGCATCCGAAGCCTCGCGAAAGCCACCGGCAACTGGCCGCTCACCACCTGGTTCACGGAACGCGGCGTCCCGCCGAAGCTCAGGGCCGCGTACCCCTGGAACCGCCGCTCCGCCCCGACCTCCCTCGCCGAGAACATCGACGGCACGCCCGAGGACGACGACCTCAACTTCCCGCTCCTGAACCTCATCCTGCTCCAGCGCCACGGCAAGAGCTTCACCACCGACGACGTGGCGCGTCTCTGGCTGGACGAGCTCCCCGCGGGCCGCACCTTCACCGCCGAACGCGTCGCCTACCGCAACCTCCTCCAGGGCATCGAACCCCCGCACACCGCCACCCACCGCAACCCGTTCCGCGAGTGGATCGGCGCGCTGATCCGCGCCGACGTGCACGGCTGGACCAACCCGGGAGCGCCAGGGGCGGCCGCCGTACAGGCCCGCCGGGACGCCGTCCTCAGCCACACGGAGAACGGCGTGTACGGCGCCATGTTCACCGCGGCCACCATCGCGGCGGCAGCGGGCGGCCGCGCCGACGTCCACGCCTGCCTGGACGCGGGCCTCTCCGTCGTACCGGCCGCATCGCGCCTCTCCCGCGCAGTCCGCCACGCCGTCCGACTCGCGCACGACACCCCGGACTTCGACGACGTCGTGGACGACCTCCACGCGCGCCACGGCGCCCACCACTGGGTCCACGTCGTCCCCAACGCCGCCCTGCTCGCCGCCGCGCTCACCCACGCCGACGGCGACTTCACCGGCTCCATCACCCGCGCGGTGTCCGGCGGCTGGGACACCGACTCCAACGGCGCGACCGCGGGCTCCGTCGCCGGGCTGCTCGCCGGCCGCGCCGACGCGCTCCCCGACCGCTGGACGGCGCCCCTCAAGAACCGGCTCGCCACCTCCGTGGGCGACTTCAACGGCACCGGCTTCGACGCCCTGGCAGACCTCACCACCGAACTCTCCACCCGGGAGGTACCCCCCTCATGA
- the rbsK gene encoding ribokinase, with product MTPTPHIAVLGSANMDLVAYVDKAPRRGETVTGREFRTVPGGKGANQAVAAARAGATVSMIGAVGNDAYGARLRAVLEHSGIETDSLRTVETPTGTAHIVVDDDGGNAIVVIPGANGTVTSLTPGDEGLIASADALLLQLEVPLEGVLAAAQAARRHGVRTILTPAPAQPLPPELLDSVDLLLPNEHEAATLTGITDDPHAAARALLSQVPEVVITLGSRGSLYASRDTEPVTVPARQVAATDTTGAGDTFAGTLAVALAEGNSVADALGWASSAAALSVQRAGASASMPYRKEIDEEAGTTS from the coding sequence ATGACCCCCACGCCCCACATCGCCGTCCTCGGCAGCGCCAACATGGATCTCGTCGCGTACGTCGACAAGGCCCCGCGGCGCGGCGAGACCGTGACGGGCCGCGAGTTCCGTACCGTCCCCGGCGGCAAGGGCGCCAACCAGGCCGTCGCGGCGGCCCGCGCGGGCGCCACCGTCTCGATGATCGGCGCCGTCGGCAACGACGCGTACGGCGCGCGGCTCAGGGCCGTCCTCGAACACTCCGGCATCGAGACCGACTCCCTGCGTACGGTCGAGACGCCCACCGGCACCGCGCACATCGTCGTCGACGACGACGGAGGCAACGCGATCGTCGTCATCCCCGGCGCCAACGGCACCGTCACCTCCCTCACTCCCGGCGACGAGGGCCTGATCGCCTCCGCAGACGCGCTGCTGCTCCAGCTGGAGGTGCCCCTCGAAGGAGTGCTCGCCGCCGCACAGGCCGCCCGGCGCCACGGCGTCCGCACGATCCTCACCCCCGCCCCCGCACAACCCCTGCCACCCGAACTCCTCGACTCCGTCGACCTGTTGCTTCCCAACGAACACGAGGCCGCCACCCTCACCGGCATCACCGACGACCCGCACGCCGCCGCCCGCGCACTGCTCTCCCAGGTGCCCGAAGTCGTCATCACCCTCGGCTCGCGCGGCAGCCTGTACGCGTCGCGCGACACCGAACCCGTGACGGTGCCCGCCCGCCAGGTCGCGGCAACCGACACCACGGGTGCGGGCGACACCTTCGCGGGCACGCTCGCCGTGGCACTCGCCGAGGGCAACTCCGTCGCGGACGCGCTGGGTTGGGCGTCGTCGGCGGCAGCGCTCTCCGTGCAGCGCGCGGGGGCGTCGGCCTCGATGCCGTACCGCAAGGAGATCGACGAAGAGGCGGGCACGACGTCATGA
- a CDS encoding CaiB/BaiF CoA transferase family protein, whose product MTPPETAPKTATAPLTGLRVLDLATLFAGPLAATMLGDFGAEVIKVEHPTRPDPSRGHGPSKDGVGLWWKLLGRNKRTTTLDLSAPGGRDTLLRLAATSDVIIENFRPGTLEKWGLGWEELSAANPRLVLARVTGFGQFGPYSRRPGFGTLAEAMSGFAAITGEPDGPPTLPPFGLADSIAGLATAYAVMTALAARDRTGEGQVVDMAIIEPILTVLGPQPLWYDQLGHVQPRTGNRSTNNAPRNTYRTADDKWVAVSTSAQSIAERLMRLVGRPDLIAEPWFATGADRARHADVLDGAVGAWIAQHTRAEVIEAFEKAEAAVAPVQDVRDVMTDPQYAALSTLTTIDDPELGPLRMQNVLFRLSATPGAIHWAGRPHGADTEAVLTELGLTPDEITTLRKEGTL is encoded by the coding sequence ATGACCCCTCCTGAGACGGCCCCCAAGACAGCGACTGCGCCCCTCACCGGCCTCCGCGTCCTCGACCTCGCCACGCTCTTCGCGGGCCCCCTCGCCGCCACGATGCTCGGCGACTTCGGCGCGGAGGTCATCAAGGTCGAACACCCCACGCGCCCCGACCCGTCGCGCGGCCACGGCCCCTCCAAGGACGGCGTCGGCCTGTGGTGGAAACTCCTCGGCCGCAACAAGCGCACGACGACCCTCGACCTGTCGGCACCCGGCGGCCGCGACACCCTCCTGCGCCTGGCCGCCACCAGCGACGTGATCATCGAGAACTTCCGCCCCGGCACGCTGGAGAAGTGGGGCCTGGGCTGGGAGGAACTGAGTGCGGCCAACCCGCGCCTCGTCCTCGCCCGCGTCACCGGGTTCGGCCAGTTCGGCCCGTACTCGCGCCGCCCCGGCTTCGGCACACTCGCCGAGGCGATGAGCGGCTTCGCGGCGATCACGGGCGAGCCGGACGGGCCGCCGACCCTGCCGCCGTTCGGCCTCGCCGACTCGATCGCGGGCCTGGCGACGGCGTACGCGGTGATGACGGCCCTCGCGGCGCGCGACCGCACGGGCGAGGGCCAGGTCGTCGACATGGCGATCATCGAGCCGATCCTCACGGTCCTCGGCCCGCAGCCTCTCTGGTACGACCAGCTGGGCCACGTACAGCCCCGCACCGGCAACCGCTCCACCAACAACGCGCCCCGCAACACGTACCGCACGGCGGACGACAAGTGGGTCGCCGTCTCCACGTCGGCCCAGTCGATCGCGGAACGGCTCATGCGGCTGGTCGGGCGCCCCGACCTGATCGCGGAACCGTGGTTCGCGACGGGCGCGGACCGGGCCCGCCACGCGGACGTCCTCGACGGGGCGGTCGGCGCGTGGATCGCGCAGCACACCCGCGCCGAGGTGATCGAGGCCTTCGAGAAGGCGGAGGCGGCGGTCGCCCCCGTCCAGGACGTACGCGACGTCATGACCGACCCTCAGTACGCGGCCCTCTCCACCCTCACCACGATCGACGACCCCGAACTCGGCCCCCTGCGCATGCAGAACGTCCTCTTCCGCCTCTCCGCGACCCCGGGCGCCATCCACTGGGCGGGCCGCCCCCACGGCGCCGACACGGAAGCGGTCCTCACAGAACTGGGCCTGACCCCCGACGAGATCACGACCCTCCGCAAGGAGGGCACCCTGTGA
- a CDS encoding HpcH/HpaI aldolase/citrate lyase family protein yields MTTPLVTTAAPLTWLYAPGDRPEVVSKALLAGADAVIVDLEDAVAPDRKAYARAATAELLSSPQPLPVHVRVNALDGPLAEDDLRAVAPLPGVAGLRLPKVTTRAEVIRVAERAVPADGGAPALHALVESALGLEHAFAIATAHPALRGISLGEADLRADLGVRDDTGLDWARSRVVVAARAAGLAPPAQSVHPDIRDLAGLAASCSRGRALGFLGRAAIHPRQLPVIERAYLPTPAEIERAEEVTKAAATDEGALALPDGRFVDKAVVEGARRVLALARRK; encoded by the coding sequence GTGACCACCCCACTCGTCACCACCGCCGCCCCCCTCACCTGGCTCTACGCCCCCGGTGACCGCCCCGAAGTCGTCAGCAAGGCCCTCCTCGCGGGGGCCGACGCCGTGATCGTCGATCTGGAAGACGCCGTCGCCCCCGACCGCAAGGCGTACGCGAGGGCGGCGACCGCCGAGTTGCTGTCCTCGCCGCAGCCGCTGCCCGTCCACGTGCGTGTGAACGCCCTGGACGGGCCCCTCGCCGAGGACGATCTGCGCGCCGTCGCCCCGCTTCCCGGCGTGGCCGGGCTGCGTCTGCCCAAAGTGACCACCCGCGCCGAGGTCATCCGCGTCGCCGAACGCGCCGTCCCCGCCGACGGCGGCGCCCCCGCCCTGCACGCCCTCGTCGAGTCCGCGCTCGGCCTGGAGCACGCCTTCGCCATCGCCACGGCCCACCCCGCCCTGCGCGGCATCTCCCTCGGCGAGGCCGACCTCCGGGCGGACCTGGGCGTACGCGACGACACCGGGCTCGACTGGGCCCGCTCCCGCGTCGTGGTCGCCGCACGGGCGGCAGGACTCGCGCCGCCCGCGCAGTCGGTCCATCCGGACATCCGCGACCTGGCCGGTCTCGCCGCGTCCTGCTCCCGGGGCCGCGCCCTCGGCTTCCTGGGGCGCGCGGCGATCCACCCCCGCCAGCTCCCGGTGATCGAACGGGCCTACCTCCCCACCCCCGCGGAGATCGAGCGGGCGGAGGAGGTGACCAAGGCGGCCGCGACGGACGAGGGTGCCCTGGCCCTGCCGGACGGCCGCTTCGTGGACAAGGCGGTGGTGGAGGGGGCGCGGCGGGTCCTCGCGCTGGCCCGCAGGAAATGA
- the lgt gene encoding prolipoprotein diacylglyceryl transferase, giving the protein MDLAFIPSPSRGVVELGPIPLRGYAFCIIIGVFVAVWLGNKRWIARGGRSGTVADIAVWAVPFGLVGGRLYHVITDYQLYFSDGRDWVDAFKIWEGGLGIWGAIALGAVGAWIGCRRRGIPLPAWADALAPGIALAQAIGRWGNWFNQELYGKSTDVPWALKITSAEDGRVPGTYHPTFLYESLWCIGVAVLVIWADRRFKLGHGRAFALYVAAYCAGRGWIEYMRVDDAHHVLGLRLNVWTAIVVFLLAVAYLVVSAKKHPGREEIVEPGEESSPDAAGSATGSPKLTKSEDKAAGKAEDADASKGKAAASDEEAESAKKS; this is encoded by the coding sequence ATGGACCTTGCCTTCATTCCCAGTCCGTCGCGCGGTGTGGTCGAACTCGGACCCATCCCGTTGCGCGGCTACGCGTTCTGCATCATCATCGGCGTCTTCGTAGCCGTCTGGCTCGGCAACAAGCGGTGGATCGCTCGCGGGGGCCGGTCAGGCACCGTGGCCGACATCGCCGTGTGGGCCGTGCCGTTCGGCCTCGTCGGCGGACGCCTCTACCACGTGATCACGGACTACCAGCTGTACTTCAGCGACGGCCGTGACTGGGTGGACGCCTTCAAGATCTGGGAGGGCGGCCTCGGCATCTGGGGCGCGATCGCGCTGGGCGCGGTCGGCGCGTGGATCGGCTGCCGCCGCCGCGGGATCCCGCTGCCGGCCTGGGCCGACGCGCTGGCCCCCGGCATCGCCCTCGCCCAGGCCATCGGCCGCTGGGGCAACTGGTTCAACCAGGAGCTGTACGGCAAGTCCACGGACGTGCCCTGGGCGCTCAAGATCACGTCGGCCGAGGACGGCCGGGTCCCCGGCACGTACCACCCGACGTTCCTGTACGAGTCGCTGTGGTGCATCGGCGTCGCCGTCCTGGTCATCTGGGCCGACCGCCGCTTCAAGCTCGGCCACGGCCGGGCGTTCGCCCTGTACGTCGCCGCGTACTGCGCGGGGCGCGGCTGGATCGAGTACATGCGGGTCGACGACGCGCACCACGTGCTCGGCCTGCGCCTGAACGTGTGGACCGCCATCGTGGTGTTCCTGCTCGCGGTCGCGTACCTGGTCGTGTCGGCGAAGAAGCACCCGGGGCGCGAGGAGATCGTGGAGCCGGGGGAGGAGTCGTCCCCGGACGCCGCCGGGAGCGCCACCGGATCCCCGAAGCTCACGAAGTCCGAGGACAAGGCTGCCGGTAAGGCTGAGGACGCCGACGCCTCGAAGGGGAAGGCCGCTGCCTCCGACGAGGAAGCAGAGTCGGCCAAGAAGAGCTGA
- a CDS encoding DsbA family protein, with amino-acid sequence MSEKNREGKRSARERLAEERDRQKARDKQRRALIVGAAVVGVLGLAAVVGLLAANSGDDKSDTAGPVVTPKGASDKDGPAIPVGKKSAKSTLTIWEDFRCPACKGFEDGYRSTIHELADKGQLKVEYHLATLIDGNMGGSGSKRAANAAACAQDEGKFLPYHDVLFKNQPGEADDAFSKNSKLIELAGQVDGLDGDSFKKCVEDGKHDSWVDKSNQAFQDAKLRGTPTVRLNGKDIFGDQNNPLSPQKLKQKVEEANRN; translated from the coding sequence GTGAGCGAGAAGAACCGTGAGGGAAAACGATCGGCCCGTGAGCGGCTGGCGGAAGAGCGAGATCGGCAGAAGGCGCGCGACAAGCAGCGCCGGGCACTGATCGTGGGCGCCGCGGTGGTCGGCGTCCTCGGCCTCGCCGCCGTGGTGGGGCTGCTCGCCGCCAATTCCGGCGACGACAAGAGCGACACGGCGGGCCCGGTGGTCACGCCCAAGGGGGCGAGCGACAAGGACGGGCCCGCGATCCCCGTCGGCAAGAAGAGCGCCAAGTCCACCCTCACCATCTGGGAGGACTTCCGCTGCCCGGCCTGCAAGGGATTCGAGGACGGCTATCGCTCGACGATCCACGAGCTCGCCGACAAGGGGCAGCTCAAGGTCGAGTATCACCTGGCCACGCTGATCGACGGGAACATGGGCGGCAGCGGCTCCAAGCGCGCGGCCAACGCCGCGGCCTGCGCCCAGGACGAGGGCAAGTTCCTGCCGTACCACGACGTGCTGTTCAAGAACCAGCCCGGTGAAGCGGACGACGCGTTCAGCAAGAACAGCAAGCTGATCGAGCTCGCCGGGCAGGTCGACGGCCTGGACGGCGACTCCTTCAAGAAGTGCGTCGAGGACGGCAAGCACGACAGCTGGGTCGACAAGTCCAACCAGGCGTTCCAGGACGCGAAGCTGCGGGGCACGCCCACGGTGCGGCTCAACGGCAAGGACATCTTCGGGGACCAGAACAACCCGCTGTCGCCGCAGAAACTGAAGCAGAAGGTCGAAGAGGCGAACCGGAACTGA
- the trpA gene encoding tryptophan synthase subunit alpha, translating to MSGNIQLLNDALAGAKAEGRAALIAYLPAGFPTVDGGIAAVKAVFEGGADVVEVGLPHSDPVLDGPVIQTADDIALRGGLKIRDVMRTVREAHAATGKPVLVMTYWNPIDRYGVERFTAELAEAGGAGCILPDLPVQESALWREHAEKHDLATVFVVAPSSKDERLATITAAGSGFVYAASLMGVTGTRESVGAQAQDLVRRTKATTELPVCVGLGVSNARQAVEVAGFADGVIVGSAFVQRMLDAPDEAAGLAAVRALAGELADGVRGKA from the coding sequence GTGAGCGGCAACATCCAGCTGTTGAACGACGCCCTCGCCGGCGCCAAGGCCGAGGGCCGCGCCGCCCTCATCGCCTACCTGCCCGCGGGTTTCCCGACCGTCGACGGCGGCATCGCGGCCGTCAAGGCGGTCTTCGAAGGCGGCGCCGACGTCGTCGAGGTCGGCCTGCCGCACTCCGACCCGGTGCTCGACGGCCCGGTCATCCAGACCGCCGACGACATCGCGCTGCGCGGCGGCCTCAAGATCCGCGACGTCATGCGCACCGTCCGCGAGGCCCACGCGGCGACCGGCAAGCCGGTGCTCGTCATGACGTACTGGAACCCGATCGACCGCTACGGAGTGGAGCGCTTCACCGCCGAGCTCGCCGAGGCGGGCGGCGCGGGCTGCATCCTGCCGGACCTGCCCGTCCAGGAGTCCGCGCTGTGGCGGGAGCACGCCGAGAAGCACGACCTGGCGACGGTCTTCGTCGTCGCGCCGAGCAGCAAGGACGAGCGGCTCGCCACGATCACCGCGGCGGGCTCCGGCTTCGTCTACGCGGCGTCCCTGATGGGCGTCACCGGCACCCGTGAATCGGTGGGCGCACAGGCGCAGGACCTGGTGCGGCGCACCAAGGCCACCACCGAACTGCCGGTCTGCGTCGGCCTCGGCGTCTCCAACGCGCGCCAGGCCGTCGAGGTCGCGGGCTTCGCCGACGGAGTGATCGTCGGCTCCGCGTTCGTGCAGCGGATGCTCGACGCGCCGGACGAGGCCGCCGGGCTCGCCGCCGTGCGCGCGCTCGCCGGTGAGCTCGCGGACGGGGTCCGCGGCAAGGCGTAA
- the trpB gene encoding tryptophan synthase subunit beta has product MPSEYFIPDPEGRIPSAEGYFGAYGGKFIPEALVAAVDEVAVEYDKAKSDPAFAAELDDLLVHYTGRPSSLTEVPRFATHAGGARIFLKREDLNHTGSHKINNVLGQALLTKRMGKTRVIAETGAGQHGVATATACALFGLECTIYMGEIDTERQALNVARMRMLGAEVVAVKSGSRTLKDAINEAFRDWVANVDRTHYLFGTVAGPHPFPAMVRDFHRVIGVEARRQILERAGRLPDAAVACVGGGSNAIGLFHAFIPDADVRLIGCEPAGHGVETGEHAATLTAGEPGILHGSRSYVLQDEEGQITEPYSISAGLDYPGIGPEHAYLKDSGRGEYRAVTDDAAMQALRLLSRTEGIIPAIESAHALAGALDVGKELGKDGLIVVNLSGRGDKDMDTAARYFGLYDTDAVVEADEPGTGAEIEGDAK; this is encoded by the coding sequence ATGCCCAGTGAGTACTTCATCCCCGACCCGGAGGGTCGGATTCCCAGCGCCGAAGGCTACTTCGGCGCGTACGGCGGCAAGTTCATCCCGGAGGCCCTCGTCGCCGCCGTGGACGAGGTCGCCGTCGAGTACGACAAGGCCAAGAGCGACCCCGCCTTCGCCGCCGAGCTCGACGACCTGCTCGTCCACTACACCGGCAGGCCCAGCAGCCTCACCGAGGTGCCCCGCTTCGCCACGCACGCCGGCGGCGCCCGTATCTTCCTCAAGCGCGAGGACCTGAACCACACCGGCTCGCACAAGATCAACAACGTGCTCGGCCAGGCCCTGCTCACCAAGCGCATGGGCAAGACCCGTGTCATCGCCGAGACCGGCGCGGGACAGCACGGCGTCGCCACGGCCACCGCCTGCGCGCTCTTCGGCCTCGAATGCACCATCTACATGGGCGAGATCGACACCGAGCGCCAGGCCCTGAACGTGGCCCGCATGCGGATGCTCGGCGCCGAGGTCGTCGCCGTGAAGTCCGGCAGCCGCACCCTCAAGGACGCCATCAACGAGGCGTTCCGCGACTGGGTCGCCAACGTCGACCGCACCCACTACCTCTTCGGGACCGTGGCGGGACCGCACCCCTTCCCCGCCATGGTGCGCGACTTCCACCGCGTCATCGGCGTCGAGGCCAGGCGGCAGATCCTGGAGCGCGCCGGACGCCTGCCCGACGCCGCCGTCGCCTGCGTCGGCGGCGGCTCCAACGCCATCGGCCTCTTCCACGCCTTCATCCCCGACGCGGACGTACGCCTCATCGGCTGCGAGCCCGCGGGGCACGGCGTGGAGACCGGCGAGCACGCCGCCACCCTGACCGCGGGCGAGCCCGGCATCCTGCACGGGTCGCGGTCGTACGTCCTCCAGGACGAGGAGGGCCAGATCACCGAGCCCTACTCGATCTCCGCGGGACTCGACTACCCCGGCATCGGCCCCGAGCACGCCTACCTCAAGGACAGCGGCCGCGGCGAGTACCGCGCGGTCACCGACGACGCCGCGATGCAGGCCCTGCGCCTCCTGTCGCGCACCGAGGGCATCATCCCGGCCATCGAGAGCGCCCACGCCCTCGCCGGAGCCCTGGACGTCGGCAAGGAGCTCGGCAAGGACGGCCTGATCGTCGTCAACCTGTCGGGGCGCGGCGACAAGGACATGGACACGGCCGCACGCTACTTCGGCCTGTACGACACGGACGCCGTCGTCGAGGCCGACGAGCCCGGCACCGGCGCGGAGATCGAGGGGGACGCCAAGTGA
- the trpM gene encoding tryptophan biosynthesis modulator TrpM, with product MPISARLAPGCRPRGCRAPARRVRGRRVRYHIGSEPGQIPGMRWQGGA from the coding sequence ATGCCGATCTCCGCCCGCCTCGCACCCGGCTGCCGCCCCCGCGGCTGCCGGGCGCCCGCGCGGCGCGTGCGGGGCCGGCGGGTGCGGTACCACATCGGCTCTGAGCCCGGCCAGATTCCCGGGATGCGATGGCAGGGCGGCGCCTGA
- the trpC gene encoding indole-3-glycerol phosphate synthase TrpC, translating to MSVLDEIIDGVRADLAERQARVSLDELKERAAKAPAAKDGAAALRGDGVKVICEVKRSSPSKGALAAIADPAGLAADYEAGGAAVISVLTEGRRFGGSLADLEAVRAKVDIPVLRKDFIVTSYQLWEARAYGADLALLIVAALEQPALESLIERAESIGLTPIVEVHDEDEAERAVDAGARVIGVNNRDLKTLNVDRSTFERVATELPDDVVKIAESGVRGPHDLIAFANAGADAVLVGESLVTGRDPKGAVSDLVAAGTHPALRHGRS from the coding sequence GTGAGTGTGCTCGACGAGATCATCGACGGAGTCCGTGCCGACCTCGCGGAGCGGCAGGCACGCGTCAGCCTCGACGAGCTCAAGGAGCGTGCGGCCAAGGCTCCCGCGGCCAAGGACGGCGCGGCGGCCCTGCGCGGCGACGGCGTCAAGGTCATCTGCGAGGTGAAGCGCTCCAGCCCCTCCAAGGGCGCGCTCGCCGCGATCGCCGACCCGGCTGGTCTCGCCGCCGACTACGAAGCGGGCGGCGCCGCCGTCATCTCCGTGCTCACCGAGGGGCGCCGCTTCGGCGGCTCGCTCGCCGACCTGGAGGCCGTCCGCGCCAAGGTCGACATCCCGGTGCTGCGCAAGGACTTCATCGTCACCTCGTACCAGCTGTGGGAGGCCAGGGCGTACGGCGCCGACCTCGCCCTGCTGATCGTGGCCGCCCTGGAGCAGCCCGCCCTGGAGTCCCTCATCGAGCGCGCCGAGTCGATCGGCCTCACGCCGATCGTCGAGGTCCACGACGAGGACGAGGCCGAGCGCGCCGTCGACGCGGGCGCCCGGGTCATCGGCGTCAACAACCGCGACCTCAAGACCCTCAACGTCGACCGCTCCACCTTCGAGCGCGTCGCCACCGAGTTGCCGGACGACGTCGTCAAGATCGCCGAGTCGGGTGTGCGCGGGCCGCACGACCTCATCGCGTTCGCCAACGCGGGCGCCGACGCGGTGCTCGTGGGCGAGTCCCTGGTCACCGGCCGCGACCCGAAGGGTGCGGTCTCCGACCTCGTCGCGGCGGGCACGCACCCGGCGCTCCGGCACGGACGGAGCTGA